ATCGTAGGCGCCCAAACGCATGGCATCAACCGCCGTGTCAATGCTGGCATAGCCGGTGACCATGATCAATTCCGTGCCCAGCAATTTTTTCTGCATGCGCTGCAAAAGCTGCAAGCCGTCGAGATCAGCCAGAGTCAAATCGACCAACGCCACGGCAATATCTTCTTCCTGCAGAATCGCCCAGGCTTGCTCGCCGGTGGCGGCGGTGAAAAGTTGGTAGGTGTCGCCCAGCAACGTTTCAAGGCCAAAGACGCCTTCCGGCTCGTCGTCTACCAGCAAAATTTTGTCGCGCTCGTCGCTCACAACTGCTCCGTTGCTTTGATCACAAGCTCTTTCAATTTTTGCATTTCACTCGCCGCGATGCGCAAATGCTTGGCCAGGCGTTGGGCATTGGCATCTTTAGATTTTGCGACAAGCATCTCCGCGGCTTCCAGATTCAATTGCGCGGTGTTCACCGGATTGCGCAGATCATGCGCGAGTTTGGCCAGAACCGCGCGAGGGTCGTTGGAGGAGGGCATATTTTTTCCCGGATTGATTTATCTACCCAAAAAACTTTCACACAAAACCGCGAAGCCACAGAGAGTTCCCAGAGAAAGCTTCGTGGATTCTATGCGTCTTTGTCTCGTTTTTGCGAAATGTACTTTTTCTTGTTTGATTGCGGCTTATCGTTGCGCCGATACAAACACCTTGGCCTGTCATTCTGATAGAATCTTGTGAAACACTCGGAAGGCGGCTTGCGCAGAATCGCAAAATCACCTTTCTCCTACTCCAGCCACTTGGCAATCATGCCCAAGATGTCTTTTTTCTCAAACGGCTTGGTGAGATAATCGTCGCAGCCGGCGGCCAGCGCTTTTTCGCGATCGCCCTTCATGGCGCGCGCCGTGAGTGCCACCACCGGAATGTGTGCGAGTTGCTTCTGCGCTTTCAGCGTGCGCGCCACTTGATAGCCGTCCATTTTCGGCATCATGATATCCATGAGAATCATATTGGGCCGCTCATGCTGCGCAGATAAAATCGCCTCTTCGCCTTCCGCGAAGCTGACGCGATAGCCTTCATTTTCCAAAATAAACTGCATGGCGTAGCGCGTGTTTTCGTCATCCTCGAC
The nucleotide sequence above comes from Cytophagia bacterium CHB2. Encoded proteins:
- a CDS encoding response regulator; the encoded protein is MSDERDKILLVDDEPEGVFGLETLLGDTYQLFTAATGEQAWAILQEEDIAVALVDLTLADLDGLQLLQRMQKKLLGTELIMVTGYASIDTAVDAMRLGAYD